One Pantoea trifolii DNA segment encodes these proteins:
- the poxB gene encoding ubiquinone-dependent pyruvate dehydrogenase — protein MKQTVAAMLAKTLENAGVKRIWGVTGDSLNGLSDSLNRMGTIEWMPTRHEEVAAFAAGAEAQISGELAVCAGSCGPGNLHLINGLFDCHRNHVPVLAIAAHIPSSEIGSGYFQETHPQELFRECSHYCELVSNPEQLPQVLGIAMRKAILNRGVSVIVIPGDVALQPAPESARSEWYPPQLPHVVPNAREVSALAETLNAAENITLLCGSGCAGAHDEVVKLAETLKAPIVHAMRGKEHIEYDNPYDVGMTGLIGFSSGFHAMMNADTLVLLGTQFPYRAFYPADAKIIQIDINPGSLGSHSHVNMALVGDIKTTLHALQPQLSSKTDRQHLDKALAHYVDARKGLDELATANDKLAIHPQYLAQQISEYADDDAIFTCDVGTPTVWAARYLKMNGKRRLIGSFNHGSMANAMPQALGAQSLDKQRQVVALCGDGGFSMLMGDFISVAQLKLPVKLVIFNNSVLGFVAMEMKAGGYLTDGTDLENPDFAAIAAACGIKGIRVEKASDLNGALQEAFAHDGPVLLDVITAKEELSMPPQIKAEQAKGFSLYMMRAILNGRGDEIVELAKTNWLR, from the coding sequence ATGAAGCAAACTGTGGCGGCAATGCTGGCAAAAACTTTGGAAAACGCCGGCGTGAAACGCATTTGGGGCGTCACCGGTGACTCTCTCAACGGGCTGAGCGACAGCCTGAATCGCATGGGCACCATCGAATGGATGCCGACGCGCCATGAAGAAGTGGCGGCCTTCGCGGCCGGCGCTGAAGCACAAATCAGCGGCGAACTGGCGGTATGCGCCGGTTCCTGTGGACCGGGCAACCTGCATCTCATCAACGGTTTGTTTGATTGCCACCGCAATCACGTTCCGGTTTTGGCCATCGCCGCCCACATTCCTTCCAGCGAAATTGGTAGCGGCTATTTTCAGGAAACCCACCCGCAAGAATTATTCCGCGAATGTAGCCACTATTGCGAGCTGGTTTCCAATCCGGAGCAGTTGCCGCAGGTGCTGGGCATTGCGATGCGTAAAGCGATTCTTAATCGTGGCGTGTCGGTAATTGTGATCCCCGGCGACGTGGCGTTGCAGCCGGCGCCGGAAAGCGCACGCAGCGAATGGTATCCACCGCAGTTGCCACACGTGGTGCCTAACGCCCGCGAAGTATCCGCCTTAGCCGAAACGCTGAACGCAGCGGAAAATATCACTCTGCTGTGCGGCAGCGGTTGTGCTGGCGCACACGACGAAGTGGTGAAGCTGGCAGAAACGCTGAAAGCACCAATCGTGCATGCGATGCGCGGTAAAGAGCACATCGAATACGACAACCCTTATGATGTCGGCATGACCGGATTGATTGGCTTCTCCTCCGGTTTCCACGCCATGATGAATGCCGATACCTTAGTGCTGCTGGGGACGCAATTCCCCTACCGCGCCTTCTATCCGGCCGATGCCAAAATCATCCAGATCGACATCAATCCCGGCAGCCTCGGATCGCACAGCCATGTCAATATGGCGCTGGTCGGTGACATCAAAACCACCTTGCATGCGTTACAACCGCAGCTCAGCAGTAAAACCGATCGTCAGCATCTGGATAAAGCGCTGGCGCATTATGTCGATGCGCGTAAAGGGCTGGATGAGTTGGCCACCGCCAACGATAAGCTGGCAATTCACCCGCAATATCTGGCCCAGCAAATCAGTGAATATGCCGATGACGACGCCATCTTTACCTGCGACGTCGGCACACCAACCGTGTGGGCGGCGCGCTATCTGAAGATGAACGGTAAACGCCGGTTAATCGGCTCGTTCAATCACGGGTCGATGGCCAACGCCATGCCGCAGGCGTTAGGCGCGCAGTCGCTGGACAAACAGCGTCAGGTGGTTGCGCTGTGTGGCGACGGCGGCTTTAGCATGTTGATGGGCGATTTCATTTCGGTGGCGCAGCTGAAACTGCCGGTGAAACTGGTGATCTTCAATAACAGCGTGCTGGGCTTTGTGGCGATGGAGATGAAAGCTGGCGGCTATCTAACCGATGGCACCGATCTCGAAAACCCTGATTTCGCCGCCATCGCAGCCGCCTGCGGTATCAAAGGCATTCGCGTCGAGAAAGCCTCCGATCTTAACGGCGCGCTGCAGGAAGCCTTTGCGCATGATGGTCCGGTGCTGCTTGACGTGATTACCGCCAAGGAAGAGTTGTCGATGCCGCCGCAGATCAAAGCCGAGCAGGCCAAAGGTTTTAGCCTCTATATGATGCGCGCCATTCTGAATGGACGTGGTGATGAGATAGTGGAGCTGGCGAAAACCAACTGGCTGAGGTAA
- the artJ gene encoding arginine ABC transporter substrate-binding protein, which produces MKKWIVAAALATLAMNAYAAEKIRFASSATYPPFESLDHDNQIVGFDIDLAKALCQQMKADCTFTNNAFDSLIPSLKFRRYDAVISGMDITADRSKQVDFTQPYYANSAIVIAHKGQFTDFSQLKGKRVGVENGTTHQKYLLEKHPEVIAVAYDSYQNAILDLKNGRLNGVFGDTAVVNQWLKANDDLSAVGEHITDTDFFGTGLGIAVRKGNEPLLNELNSALVALKANGTWQQINQKWFPE; this is translated from the coding sequence ATGAAAAAATGGATTGTTGCTGCTGCGCTGGCAACTCTGGCAATGAATGCTTATGCGGCTGAAAAAATCCGCTTCGCCTCTTCCGCAACTTATCCCCCGTTCGAATCCCTTGATCACGACAACCAAATCGTTGGCTTCGATATCGATTTGGCAAAAGCACTGTGTCAGCAGATGAAAGCGGATTGCACTTTCACCAACAACGCCTTCGATAGCCTGATTCCGTCGCTGAAATTCCGTCGCTACGACGCGGTCATTTCCGGCATGGATATCACCGCCGATCGCAGCAAGCAGGTCGATTTCACCCAGCCTTACTATGCTAACTCGGCGATTGTGATTGCGCATAAAGGCCAGTTCACCGACTTCAGCCAGCTGAAAGGCAAACGTGTTGGCGTTGAGAACGGCACCACGCATCAGAAATACCTGCTGGAGAAACACCCGGAGGTGATTGCGGTGGCGTATGACAGCTATCAGAACGCGATTCTCGATCTGAAAAACGGTCGGCTGAATGGCGTGTTTGGTGATACGGCGGTGGTGAATCAGTGGCTGAAGGCCAATGACGATCTTAGTGCGGTCGGCGAGCACATCACCGATACCGACTTCTTTGGCACCGGTTTAGGCATTGCGGTACGCAAAGGCAATGAACCGCTGCTGAATGAGCTGAACAGCGCGTTAGTCGCGCTTAAAGCCAACGGCACCTGGCAGCAAATCAATCAGAAGTGGTTCCCGGAATAA
- the artP gene encoding arginine ABC transporter ATP-binding protein ArtP, with amino-acid sequence MSIQLNAINCFYGAHQALFDINLACPQGETLVLLGPSGAGKSSLLRVLNLLEQPRSGSLQIAGNQFDFTKAPSDSAIRELRQNVGMVFQQYNLWPHLSVVQNLIEAPCRVLGLSKDAARARAEKLLDRLRLTPYADRFPLHLSGGQQQRVAIARALMMEPQVLLFDEPTAALDPEITAQIVSIIRELAQTNITQVIVTHEVEVARKTASRVVYMENGHIVEQGDASHFTQPQTDAFANYLSH; translated from the coding sequence ATGAGTATTCAACTAAACGCCATAAACTGTTTTTACGGTGCCCATCAGGCACTGTTCGATATCAACCTGGCTTGTCCGCAGGGTGAAACGCTGGTGTTGCTCGGCCCGAGTGGCGCGGGTAAAAGTTCGCTCCTGCGCGTCCTCAACTTGCTGGAGCAACCGCGTTCCGGCAGCCTGCAGATTGCCGGCAACCAGTTTGATTTCACCAAAGCCCCTTCCGACAGCGCGATTCGCGAGCTGCGGCAGAACGTGGGCATGGTATTCCAGCAATACAATCTGTGGCCGCACCTGAGCGTGGTGCAAAACCTGATTGAAGCGCCGTGCCGCGTGCTCGGTCTCAGCAAAGACGCCGCACGTGCGCGTGCTGAAAAGCTGCTGGATCGTCTGCGCCTGACGCCGTACGCCGATCGCTTTCCGCTGCATCTTTCCGGTGGACAGCAGCAGCGCGTCGCGATTGCCCGTGCACTGATGATGGAGCCGCAGGTGCTGCTGTTTGATGAACCGACCGCCGCGCTCGACCCTGAAATCACCGCCCAGATCGTCAGCATTATTCGTGAGCTGGCACAGACCAACATCACACAAGTGATCGTCACGCACGAAGTGGAAGTGGCGCGTAAAACCGCCAGCCGCGTGGTGTATATGGAAAACGGTCACATTGTTGAGCAAGGCGATGCCAGCCACTTTACACAGCCGCAAACCGACGCGTTTGCTAATTATCTTTCGCATTAA
- a CDS encoding lipoprotein encodes MRNNAFALLIPAALLLSACTTVEPVIKDNGPRTAACVEGGPDSVAQQFYDLRVSQPTQGLPDSNTLAKYRPYLSDRLYQKLLTANGQNPKPAAWSQGDLFSSLAQGPTSAEVASASTIPNRDARNIPLRVELSRDNKTWKDEVLMIHEGTCWVVDDVRYVGQVPHAGGGSLTQLLEAKK; translated from the coding sequence ATGAGAAACAATGCCTTTGCGCTGCTTATTCCTGCAGCGTTGCTGCTGAGTGCGTGTACCACCGTTGAGCCGGTCATTAAGGATAATGGTCCGCGCACCGCGGCCTGTGTTGAAGGCGGTCCGGATAGCGTGGCGCAACAGTTCTACGATTTACGCGTCAGCCAGCCGACACAAGGTTTGCCAGACAGCAACACGCTGGCGAAATATCGCCCTTACCTGAGCGATCGTCTCTATCAAAAATTGCTTACCGCCAACGGCCAAAACCCGAAACCGGCGGCCTGGAGCCAAGGCGATCTCTTCTCCAGCCTGGCGCAAGGCCCAACTTCGGCGGAGGTTGCCAGCGCATCCACCATTCCTAATCGCGATGCGCGCAATATCCCGCTGCGCGTTGAGCTGAGCCGCGATAACAAAACCTGGAAAGATGAAGTGCTGATGATCCATGAAGGCACTTGCTGGGTGGTTGATGATGTGCGTTATGTCGGCCAGGTGCCCCACGCTGGCGGCGGTTCACTGACGCAACTGCTGGAAGCAAAAAAGTAA
- a CDS encoding heavy metal-binding domain-containing protein has product MKFSTTPTLEGHSISEYCGVVAGEAILGANIFRDFFAGIRDIVGGRSGAYEKELRKARQIAFSELEEQAKALGANAVVGIDIDYETVGKEGSMLMVSVTGTAVIIR; this is encoded by the coding sequence ATGAAATTTTCTACAACGCCCACGCTGGAAGGACACAGCATCAGTGAATATTGCGGCGTGGTCGCCGGCGAAGCGATTCTCGGCGCCAATATTTTCCGCGATTTCTTCGCCGGCATCCGCGATATCGTCGGTGGCCGTTCTGGCGCCTACGAAAAAGAGTTACGTAAAGCGCGTCAAATCGCCTTCAGCGAGCTTGAGGAGCAGGCCAAAGCGCTCGGCGCCAACGCGGTGGTGGGCATTGATATCGACTATGAAACCGTGGGTAAAGAGGGCAGCATGTTGATGGTGAGCGTCACCGGCACCGCCGTGATCATTCGCTAA
- a CDS encoding YbjO family protein: MSETLKNGSMINATPVPVMVAGCAIIITRCLSVLLLANELGYDELANFVHRSAQAWDSTLIFIASQLIFLFELRCAFTLMRGNNRGRWGYVATQIIVLIYMLMASVGWIYPEIFSIPGESNAQIIHHTLLQKLPDVLVLALLFVPASSRAFFRHR, from the coding sequence ATGTCGGAAACCCTGAAAAACGGTTCAATGATTAACGCTACGCCGGTGCCGGTGATGGTCGCAGGCTGCGCCATCATCATTACGCGCTGCCTCAGCGTGTTGCTGCTGGCCAACGAACTGGGTTACGACGAACTTGCCAATTTCGTGCATCGCAGCGCGCAAGCCTGGGATTCCACCCTGATCTTTATCGCCAGCCAGCTGATTTTCCTGTTTGAACTGCGCTGCGCCTTTACCCTGATGCGCGGCAATAATCGTGGGCGCTGGGGCTATGTCGCGACGCAAATCATTGTGCTGATCTACATGTTGATGGCATCGGTGGGCTGGATCTACCCGGAAATTTTCAGTATCCCTGGCGAAAGCAATGCGCAGATCATTCATCACACGCTGCTGCAAAAGCTGCCGGATGTGCTGGTGTTAGCGCTGCTGTTTGTGCCCGCCAGCAGTCGCGCTTTTTTCCGCCACCGGTGA
- the artM gene encoding arginine ABC transporter permease ArtM gives MLDYLPELLKGLHTSLTLTVASLFAALVLSVLCTIVLALKVPVLNWLVKGYITLFTGTPLLVQIFLIYYGPGQFPSIQNIPWLWHLLSQPWLCALLALSLNSAAYTTQLFYGAVRAIPSGQWQSCAALGMNRKDTLRILLPYAFKRALSSYSNEVVLVFKSTSLAYTITLMEVMGHGQLLYGRTYDISVYAAAGLIYLVVNGLLTLMMRLVEKRALAFERRN, from the coding sequence ATGCTGGATTACTTACCCGAGCTGCTGAAAGGGTTACACACCAGCCTGACGTTAACCGTGGCTTCGCTGTTTGCGGCTTTGGTGCTCTCGGTACTCTGCACCATCGTGCTGGCGCTCAAAGTGCCGGTGCTGAATTGGCTGGTGAAAGGCTATATCACTTTGTTCACCGGCACGCCGCTGCTGGTGCAGATCTTTCTGATCTATTACGGTCCCGGCCAGTTCCCCAGCATCCAGAACATTCCGTGGCTGTGGCATCTGCTGTCGCAGCCTTGGCTGTGCGCACTGCTGGCGCTGTCACTCAACAGTGCGGCTTACACCACCCAGCTGTTTTACGGTGCGGTGCGTGCCATTCCATCTGGTCAATGGCAATCCTGCGCGGCACTCGGCATGAACCGCAAAGATACGCTGCGCATTCTGCTGCCGTACGCCTTCAAGCGCGCCCTATCGTCCTACTCCAATGAAGTGGTGCTGGTATTCAAAAGTACCTCGCTGGCTTACACCATTACGCTGATGGAAGTGATGGGCCACGGGCAGCTGTTGTATGGCCGTACTTACGATATTTCGGTGTACGCGGCCGCGGGCCTGATCTATTTGGTGGTTAACGGCTTGCTAACATTGATGATGCGCTTGGTTGAGAAGCGTGCGCTGGCATTTGAGCGCCGCAACTAA
- the rlmC gene encoding 23S rRNA (uracil(747)-C(5))-methyltransferase RlmC, translated as MHCALYDAGRCRSCQWLEKPYPQQLNDKQSLLEQLLAERPVGEWLPPVQSAQQGFRNKAKMVVSGSVERPIFGMVARDGEPVDLCACPLYPESFSAVFTLLKPFIARAGLTPYNVARKRGELKFLLLTESTQGGMMLRFVLRSTSKLQQLRDALPWLQQQLPQLKVISANIQPVHMAILEGDEEIALTPDQALAERFNQVPLYIRPQSFFQTNPQVAADLYATARDWVAQLPVSSMWDLFCGVGGFGLHCATPEMQLTGIEINAEAIACAQQSAQQLGLEKVSFAALDSTQFATSREAVPQLVLVNPPRRGIGAELCAYLSEMAPDYILYSSCNPTSMAQDIARLAEYDVSRVQLFDMFPHTAHFEVLCLLSKKGGTA; from the coding sequence ATGCATTGCGCGCTTTATGATGCCGGTCGCTGTCGTTCGTGCCAGTGGCTGGAAAAACCCTATCCGCAACAGCTCAACGACAAGCAGTCGCTGCTGGAACAACTGCTGGCTGAGAGGCCGGTAGGCGAATGGCTGCCGCCGGTGCAATCCGCGCAGCAAGGGTTTCGTAATAAAGCCAAAATGGTGGTGAGCGGTAGCGTGGAGCGGCCGATTTTCGGCATGGTGGCGCGCGACGGTGAACCGGTCGATCTCTGCGCTTGTCCGCTCTATCCCGAGAGCTTCAGCGCGGTGTTCACACTACTCAAGCCCTTTATCGCCCGCGCGGGTTTAACGCCGTATAACGTGGCGCGCAAACGCGGTGAGCTGAAGTTCCTGTTGCTGACGGAGAGTACGCAGGGCGGCATGATGCTGCGTTTTGTGCTGCGTTCCACTAGCAAGCTGCAGCAGCTGCGCGATGCCTTGCCGTGGCTGCAACAGCAGCTGCCGCAGCTGAAGGTGATCTCCGCCAATATTCAGCCGGTGCATATGGCGATTCTTGAAGGCGATGAGGAGATTGCGCTGACGCCGGATCAGGCGCTGGCGGAGCGCTTTAATCAGGTGCCGCTCTATATTCGTCCGCAAAGCTTCTTCCAGACCAATCCACAGGTTGCCGCCGATCTCTACGCCACCGCGCGCGATTGGGTCGCGCAGTTGCCGGTTAGCAGCATGTGGGATCTGTTTTGTGGCGTTGGGGGATTTGGCCTGCACTGCGCCACGCCAGAGATGCAGCTGACCGGCATCGAAATCAATGCTGAAGCCATCGCCTGTGCGCAGCAGTCGGCGCAGCAGCTTGGATTAGAAAAAGTGAGTTTTGCCGCGCTGGATTCCACGCAGTTCGCCACGTCGCGGGAAGCGGTGCCGCAGCTGGTGCTGGTGAATCCGCCGCGTCGCGGTATCGGCGCGGAGTTGTGTGCTTATCTCAGTGAGATGGCACCCGATTACATTCTCTATTCCAGCTGCAATCCCACCAGCATGGCGCAGGATATTGCGCGTCTGGCGGAGTATGACGTGAGCCGCGTGCAGCTGTTCGACATGTTCCCGCATACCGCGCATTTTGAAGTGCTGTGTTTGTTAAGCAAGAAGGGCGGAACAGCGTAG
- the ltaE gene encoding low-specificity L-threonine aldolase, protein MIDLRSDTVTRPSAAMLDAMMAAETGDDVYRDDPTVYALEVEAARLSGKAAALFFPTGTQANLVALLCHCQRGDEYIVGQQAHNYKYEAGGAAVLGSIQPQPILHAADGSLPLADVAAAIKPDDFHFARTRLLSLENTHHGKVLPLSYLEQAWTFTRERKLALHIDGARIFNAVVEQNVELEAIARYCDTLTICLSKGLGTPIGSLLCGDEAYIEQARRWRKMTGGGMRQSGILAAAGLYALKHNVARLKDDHDNAAWLGEQLSAIGVEVINQHTNMLFVKVPTEKVEALKSWMQSGDVLISVGPVTRIVTHLDVSRQDLQRLVAHWQAFLQQ, encoded by the coding sequence GTGATCGATTTACGCAGTGATACCGTAACCCGCCCGAGTGCTGCCATGCTCGATGCCATGATGGCAGCCGAAACCGGCGATGATGTCTACCGCGATGACCCCACCGTATACGCACTGGAAGTCGAAGCCGCACGCTTGAGCGGCAAAGCCGCCGCCCTGTTCTTCCCCACCGGCACGCAAGCTAATCTGGTAGCGCTGCTGTGCCATTGCCAGCGCGGTGATGAATATATCGTGGGTCAGCAGGCGCACAATTACAAATATGAAGCCGGTGGTGCGGCAGTGCTCGGCAGCATTCAGCCGCAGCCGATTCTGCATGCCGCAGATGGCTCTCTGCCGCTGGCGGATGTCGCCGCCGCCATCAAACCCGACGATTTCCACTTCGCCCGCACGCGTCTCTTGAGCCTGGAAAACACCCATCACGGTAAAGTGCTGCCGCTGAGCTATCTGGAGCAAGCGTGGACATTCACCCGCGAGCGGAAGCTGGCGCTGCACATTGATGGCGCGCGTATTTTTAACGCCGTGGTGGAACAGAATGTTGAGTTGGAAGCGATTGCGCGATACTGCGACACCTTAACCATCTGCCTGTCAAAAGGACTCGGCACGCCGATTGGTTCGCTGCTGTGTGGCGATGAAGCGTACATTGAGCAAGCGCGGCGCTGGCGCAAAATGACCGGCGGCGGAATGCGTCAGTCGGGCATTCTGGCCGCTGCGGGCCTGTATGCATTAAAGCACAATGTCGCGCGTCTCAAAGACGATCATGACAACGCGGCGTGGTTAGGCGAGCAGCTCAGTGCCATCGGCGTTGAGGTGATCAATCAGCACACCAACATGCTGTTTGTGAAAGTGCCAACGGAGAAAGTTGAAGCGCTGAAAAGCTGGATGCAGTCGGGCGATGTGTTAATCAGCGTCGGGCCCGTGACGCGTATTGTCACGCATCTGGATGTCAGCCGTCAGGATCTGCAACGGCTGGTGGCGCACTGGCAGGCGTTCCTGCAGCAGTAA
- the potI gene encoding putrescine ABC transporter permease PotI, which translates to MSQLPTIRSPWRTVILVLCFMFLYAPMLLLVVYSFNSSPLVTVWENFSFHWYKVLFQDQAMLDAVGLSLTIAALSATMAVVLGTMAAVVIVRFGRFRGHNGFAFMLTAPLVMPDVITGLSLLLLFVAMGNTFGWPSDRGMLTIWLAHVTFCTAYVAVVINSRLRELDRSIEEAAMDLGATPVKVFFVITVPMIAPAIVTGWLLAFTLSLDDLVIASFVTGPGATTLPMAIFATVRRGVNPEINALASLILFVVGLVGFIAWRFMAHEEKQRLRDIQKAKRG; encoded by the coding sequence ATGAGCCAGTTACCGACCATTCGCTCTCCGTGGCGCACCGTGATTCTGGTGCTGTGCTTTATGTTCCTGTACGCGCCGATGCTGCTGCTGGTGGTTTACTCCTTCAACAGTTCGCCGCTGGTCACGGTGTGGGAGAACTTCTCGTTCCACTGGTACAAGGTGCTGTTCCAGGATCAGGCGATGCTGGATGCGGTGGGTCTCAGCCTGACCATCGCCGCGCTCTCCGCCACCATGGCGGTGGTGCTTGGCACCATGGCGGCGGTGGTGATTGTGCGCTTTGGTCGCTTCCGTGGGCATAACGGTTTCGCCTTTATGCTGACGGCGCCGCTGGTAATGCCCGATGTGATCACCGGTTTATCGTTGCTGCTGCTGTTCGTGGCGATGGGTAATACCTTTGGCTGGCCGAGCGATCGCGGCATGCTGACCATCTGGCTGGCGCACGTGACCTTCTGTACCGCTTACGTGGCGGTGGTGATTAACTCGCGTCTGCGTGAGTTGGATCGCTCGATTGAAGAGGCGGCGATGGATCTCGGCGCAACGCCGGTGAAAGTATTCTTCGTGATCACCGTACCGATGATCGCGCCCGCTATCGTTACCGGCTGGCTGCTGGCGTTTACCTTGTCGCTGGATGATTTGGTGATAGCCAGCTTCGTGACCGGCCCAGGCGCGACCACCTTGCCGATGGCGATTTTCGCTACCGTGCGTCGTGGCGTGAATCCGGAGATCAACGCCTTAGCCTCGCTGATTCTGTTTGTCGTCGGTTTAGTCGGTTTTATCGCCTGGCGCTTTATGGCGCACGAAGAAAAGCAGCGTTTACGCGATATTCAGAAAGCAAAACGTGGCTGA
- the artJ gene encoding arginine ABC transporter substrate-binding protein encodes MKKVVIAALLAGLSLSASAAQTLRFATEASYPPFEFVDSDNKIQGFDVDLANALCKEMDATCTFTNQAFDSLIPSLKFRRFDAVMAGMDITPDREKQVLFSKPYYDNSAIFIAQKGKMADVAALKGKRVGVQNGTTHQKYLSDKHSDITVVPYDSYQNAVLDLKNGRIDAVFGDTAVVNEWLKQNANLAPLGEKVTDKDYFGTGLGIAVRQGNSELQGKFNAALEKIKADGTYKTIYSKWFQQ; translated from the coding sequence ATGAAAAAAGTTGTAATTGCTGCCCTCCTTGCTGGCCTGAGCCTCAGCGCTTCAGCGGCACAGACACTGCGTTTTGCTACCGAGGCTTCTTATCCTCCGTTTGAATTCGTCGACTCTGATAACAAAATTCAGGGCTTTGATGTCGATCTGGCTAACGCGCTGTGTAAAGAGATGGATGCGACCTGCACCTTCACTAATCAGGCGTTCGACAGCCTTATCCCCAGCCTGAAGTTCCGCCGTTTTGACGCGGTGATGGCAGGCATGGACATCACGCCAGATCGTGAGAAGCAAGTGCTGTTCTCCAAGCCCTACTACGACAACTCTGCCATTTTCATTGCGCAGAAAGGCAAAATGGCTGACGTGGCCGCGCTGAAAGGCAAGCGTGTTGGCGTGCAGAACGGCACCACGCACCAGAAATACCTCTCTGACAAACACAGCGACATCACCGTTGTGCCTTACGACAGCTACCAGAACGCAGTGCTGGATCTGAAAAACGGCCGCATCGACGCGGTATTCGGTGACACCGCCGTAGTGAACGAGTGGCTGAAGCAGAACGCCAACCTCGCGCCGCTGGGTGAGAAAGTGACGGACAAAGATTACTTCGGTACCGGTTTAGGGATTGCCGTGCGTCAGGGCAACAGCGAGCTGCAGGGCAAGTTCAATGCGGCGCTGGAGAAGATCAAAGCGGACGGCACCTACAAAACCATCTATAGCAAATGGTTCCAGCAGTAA
- a CDS encoding N-acetylmuramoyl-L-alanine amidase, whose protein sequence is MRVVVLLAMALLLSACQSSIEARHGYWVDTAHPAQGARPRIKVVVIHYTAEDFSRSLATLTDRDVSAHYLIPQHPPQKNDKGVVWQLVPESQLAWHAGPSFWRGATRINDTSIGIEIVNSGYRRTLTGLQWQPFTPQQISALMALVEDITQRYGIAPENVVGHSDIAPQRKQDPGPLFPWQQLAEQGLGAWPEQATVQRYLNGRAADEGVDQAELLDALQRYGYDVAAATTPQMQRKLIAAFQMHFRPRDYRGIADAETLAIARALLAKYGAAQ, encoded by the coding sequence ATGCGCGTGGTGGTTCTGTTGGCGATGGCGCTGTTACTGAGCGCTTGTCAGTCATCAATTGAAGCGCGTCACGGTTATTGGGTCGATACCGCGCATCCGGCGCAGGGCGCGCGACCGCGCATTAAAGTGGTGGTGATTCACTACACCGCCGAGGATTTCTCCCGTTCGCTGGCAACGCTGACCGATAGGGACGTTAGCGCGCACTACCTGATTCCGCAGCATCCGCCGCAGAAAAACGACAAGGGCGTGGTGTGGCAATTGGTGCCGGAAAGCCAGCTCGCGTGGCATGCGGGCCCGAGTTTTTGGCGCGGCGCAACGCGCATCAATGACACTTCGATTGGCATTGAAATCGTCAACAGCGGTTATCGCCGCACTTTGACGGGTTTGCAGTGGCAGCCTTTTACGCCGCAGCAAATCAGCGCGCTGATGGCGCTGGTGGAGGACATCACCCAGCGCTACGGCATCGCGCCGGAAAATGTGGTCGGACACAGCGATATCGCGCCGCAGCGTAAGCAGGATCCCGGTCCGCTGTTTCCGTGGCAGCAACTGGCTGAGCAGGGTTTAGGCGCGTGGCCTGAGCAGGCAACGGTGCAGCGTTATCTTAACGGGCGCGCCGCGGATGAGGGCGTGGATCAGGCAGAATTGCTGGATGCGCTGCAGCGCTATGGCTACGACGTCGCGGCGGCAACCACGCCGCAGATGCAGCGCAAGCTGATTGCAGCGTTTCAGATGCATTTCCGCCCGCGTGATTATCGCGGCATCGCCGATGCGGAAACCCTCGCGATCGCGCGTGCGTTATTAGCGAAGTACGGTGCGGCGCAGTGA
- the artQ gene encoding arginine ABC transporter permease ArtQ: protein MNEMIPLASAAGMTVGLAVCALISGLVLAMIFAGWESVRWKPLAWIGTALVTLIRGLPEILVVLFIYFGASQLLLTLSDGFHINLGLFNIPVQVQIENFDVSPFLCGVIALAMLYSAYASQTLRGALKAVPVGQWESGQALGMKKSAIFLRLIMPQMWRHALPGLGNQWLVLLKDTALVSLISVNDLMLQTKSIATRTQEPFTWYLVAAAIYLIITLFSQFVLRRIELRTTRFERGA from the coding sequence ATGAATGAAATGATTCCACTCGCAAGCGCCGCCGGTATGACCGTCGGCCTTGCCGTTTGTGCACTGATCTCCGGCCTTGTGCTGGCGATGATTTTTGCTGGTTGGGAATCGGTACGCTGGAAACCGCTGGCGTGGATCGGTACCGCGCTGGTCACGCTGATTCGCGGCCTGCCGGAAATTCTGGTGGTGCTGTTTATCTATTTCGGCGCTTCTCAGCTGCTGCTGACGCTCTCAGATGGCTTCCACATCAATCTCGGCCTGTTCAACATTCCGGTGCAGGTGCAGATTGAAAACTTCGACGTCAGTCCTTTCCTGTGTGGTGTGATTGCGCTGGCGATGCTCTATTCCGCCTATGCGTCACAAACCCTGCGCGGCGCGCTGAAAGCGGTGCCGGTCGGCCAATGGGAATCGGGCCAGGCGCTGGGTATGAAAAAGTCGGCGATTTTTCTGCGCCTGATCATGCCGCAGATGTGGCGTCACGCGCTGCCAGGTTTGGGCAATCAATGGCTGGTTTTGCTGAAGGATACCGCGTTGGTATCGCTGATCAGTGTCAACGACCTGATGCTGCAAACCAAAAGCATTGCCACCCGCACGCAAGAGCCGTTTACCTGGTATCTGGTGGCGGCGGCGATCTATCTGATTATCACGCTGTTCAGTCAGTTCGTGCTGCGCCGCATTGAATTGCGCACCACGCGTTTTGAGCGAGGGGCTTAA